The genomic stretch CTTTCGCGCAAAGTTCTTTGCAGGTGTATGGCCGCCTGAACACGTCGGTGGAGCGCCAGCGGCAGCAGAACGAGACCACGGTGAAACTCGTCGACAACGCCTCGCGTCTCGGCTTCAAGGGCACCGAAGATCTGGGCGGCGGGTTGAAAGCGGTGTTCCAACTCGAGCATGGCTTCAACGTTGACGACGGGAAGACCGCCAGCGCCAGTTTCTGGGGTCGCGAAAGCTGGGTGGGCTTGGCCGGCGGATTCGGCACGGTGCGCTTCGGGAACACTCCCAGCGCCACTTACTTCGCGACGGCCGACTACGTCAGTCTTCACAACCACGATACCGGCAGTTCTGAAGACAAGCTGTACGCCTACGTGATGCGCACCACCAACAAGGTCGCCTACACCACGCCGTCCTTCGGCGGCCTGACCCTGGAAGGCCAGTACAGCCTGCGTGAAGGTGTCGCCGGACAAGGCAACGCCTGGGAAATCGCGGCCAACTTTGACCAGGGGCCCCTCCACCTGGGCGGCGGTTTTACGCGCAACGAAGACGACCGTGCAGCCACCGTCCGGGCGTTGTTCGAGTTCGGTGCCTTCACGTTCGGCGGCTACTACCAGCGCGACGAATTCGAAGACGAGTACCGCAACAACTACCGGCTGGCCGGGATGTACACGATGGGGGCGTCCGAATTCCACCTGAACTTCGGGTACGCCGACGACCGCGGCGGTGTCGACGATACCGGCGCGCAGCAAGTCACCGCGGCCTACAACTACAACCTGTCGAAGCGGACCAAGCTGTTCGCGTTCTGGACCAAGGTGCGCAACGATGACGACGCGGTCTATTTCCCCAACGAAACGACCGGGGGCCCCATCGCGGGTGGCGATTTCTCGTCTTTCGCGCTTGGCGTACGGCACAACTTCTGATTCGGGTCCGCACTGCGGAAACGGCCCTTCGGGGCCGTTTTTTTTGGTTCACAGCCGCGATCGCGCCTCCACGGGTCGACCTCCATGCCACACCACTGTTGCACCAATGCGTCAGTTCTACGGCCTGACACCCTCTTTCTAGGGGTTCGTACCGAGAAAGAACGTTTGTCATTTCTACAATGCAAGTACTGACCCGGAAACGCGAAGTAACTTGAACAGGGGTCGGTTCTCTCTCCTCAACTTCACATCTATACAACATGAAACGCATCGCTCTCGTGGCCGCTCTGGCCGCCGCGTTCGCCGCCCCGGTGTTCGCTCAAAGCTCCGTGACCGTGTACGGCCGTCTGAACACCTCGATCGAGCGCCAGAAGGCCGGCGACGAGTCGCGCACCGTGCTGCAGAACAACGCCTCGCGTCTGGGCTTCAAGGGCTCGGAAGACCTCGGCGGCGGTCTGAAGGCCAACTTCATGATCGAGCATCGCTTCAACGTCGACGATGGCAAGACGAGCGGCGACGCCTTCTGGAGCGGCGACAGCTGGGTCGGCCTGTCCGGCAACTTCGGCGCGGTGCGCCTGGGCCGTCAGACCAGCGCCCTCTACTACGCGACCGCCGACTACGTCAGCCTGCACAACCACGACACCGGCTCCTCGTCGGACGCGCTGTACGCCTACAACTCGCGCAACCAGAACAAGCTCTCCTACATCACCCCCAGCCTCGGCGGCCTGACCGGTGAAGTGCAGTACAGCCTGCACGAAGGCGCGTCTGAAGACGGCGAAAAGCTGGCCAACCAGTGGGAGCTGGCGCTGAACTTCGACCAAGGCCCCCTGCACCTGGGCGGCGGCTACAGCAAGAACGACGACCTGAAGGTGTTCGCCGTGCGCGCGCTGTACGAACTGGGCGCCTTCACCTTCGGTGGCTACTACGAGCGTGACAAGTTCGACGACGAGAAGCGCAACAACTTCCGCCTGTCGGGCATGTACACCCTGGGCGCCTCGGAGTTCCACCTGAACGTGGGCGTGGCCGGCGACCTGGGCGACTTGGACGACACCGGTGCCAAGCAGTTCACCGTGGGCTACAACTACAACCTGTCCAAGCGCACCAAGCTGTTCGCCTTCTACACCAAGCTGGCCAACGACGAAGCCGGCATCTACGGCGTCGGTGCTGACAACGCCAACGCGGCTCCGGACGACTTCTCGTCCTTCGCCGTCGGCCTGCGCCACAACTTCTGATCCAGGCACTGCCTGATCGAAGCTGCGAAAACGGCCCTTCGGGGCCGTTTTTCTTTGGTGCGCGGCGAGCGCGGAGCGCCCCGCTCACGGATACGCAATGAACCCGCTCTCGCCCGGCACCGGCGGAAACGCCTGGTGATCCTGGCGCCGCCAGGCCTCCACCGCCGCGTCGATGCGCGCCTGCCGCGACGACACGAAGTTCCAGCGGATGTGGCGCGGATGCGTGTGGCTGTTCTCAGCTCCCAGCTCCAGCGGCTCGCCGCCCAGCAGCACCGCCACCGTCTTCTCCAATGCACGCAACCGAGCGGGCCGTCCGGGCAGCACCAGCATCTCGCCGCGATCGACCGGCTCGCCTTCGACGCTCAGCGAACCCGAGACCACGTAAACCGCGCGCTCCGGATGATCCAGCGGCAGCTCGATGCTGCAGCCGAACGGCATTTCCGCCACCACGTAGAGCGTGCCACTTCTGACCGGCACCGGCGAACGGCGGCCGAACGCATCGCCGACCACCACCCGCAACACCGCACCGTGCGCCTCCAGCACCGGCAAGGCGTTGGCGTCAACGTGCACAAACGCCGGGGCCGATTCCTCCTCGCCGGGCGGCAGCGCGAGCCAGGTCTGCAGCCCGTGCAAGCGCGGCCCGGACACCCGCTCGCCCTCGGGCGAGCGCTCGGAGTGCACGATGCCGCGACCGGCACTCATCCAGTTCACTTCGCCCGGGCGGATCTCGCGCACGCTGCCCAGACTGTCGCGATGCACAATCACGCCCTCGAAGAGATAGGTGACCGTGGCCAGGCCGATGTGCGGGTGCGGCGCAATGTCCATGCCCCCGCCGGGCGGCAGCTGCGTGGGGCCGAAGTGGTCGAAGAACACGAAGGGGCCGACCGCCTGCAAGGCCGCCGCCGGCAACAAACGGCGCACCTGCAGGCCGGCGCCGAGATCTTTCACGTGTGAATGCAGTCGAACCGGTTCCATGTACCCTCCTCCTGTTGATCCATTGCGCGCTGGCGTGCCGGCGAGGTCTATCGCTTGTGGGATGCGCCATCATGAGTGAGTTCCCCCGCACGCTCAAGATCATCACCGTCTGGGCGGTGGTCGGGCTGGCGCTGTTCCTCGGTTTTCGCGCCATCGAGGCGCAGCAACAACGTTTGCGCTTCGAGGCCAGCGGCGACGTCATCACCCTGCACCGTGGCCCCGACGGGCACTACCGCTGGCCGGGCCGCATCAACGGCGTGCCGGTCGACTTCCTGGTCGACACCGGTGCCACCCGCACCGCGCTGCCCGAATGGGTGGCACGCAAGGCCCGGCTGGACACGGACGGCAAGGTGACCTCGAGCACCGCCGGCGGGGTGGTGACCGGCAGCCGGGCACGGGCGGACCTGGTGCTCGAAGGGGGCGTCAAGGCCAGTTCGCTGCGGGTGGTGGTGCTCCCGCAGCTCGACGACGCTCTGCTCGGCATGGACGTGTTGGGCCGTCTGAAGATCGGCCAGCACCGCGACCAGTTGACCATCGACCTGCGCGGCTCCTGACAAAGGGTGTGTCCAGCGGCCGGCCGTGGGCGGGCACTGCACGTGCTGCCATCTGCCAAAGAGGGCCCGGGCGCGCGGATGCCCGCCCTGCGCCCCGGCGCACAATCTGTTCCTCATTGCGGAGACGAGCGCATGAACGACCCGATGCAAGGATTTGGCAAGCTGGTGCCCGGTTTCGAGTTCCTCCAGGAAATGATGAAGAGCGCGGGCAGCGCGATGCCCAGCTTCACGCAGTGGGTCGCGCCGACGCTGGACCCCAAGGAACTCGAAAAGCGCATCGGCGAGCTGCGCACGGTGCAGTTCTGGCTCGAACAGAACGCCCGCATGTTGAGTGCCACCATCCAGGCCATGGAAGTGCAACGCATGACCCTGGCGACGCTGGAGTCGATGAACGTGCCGATGGACACGCTGCGGGACTCTCTGAAGGTGACGGTGCCCTCGCCGCCGCCGGCCCCTGCCGCCGGTCCGGGCCCCGACCGGGACGCTGCCGCTGCCAAGCCGGGCCCTAGCGGCACCGGCACCGGCACGGGCACGGGCACAGGCCAGACCGCGAGCGCCGGTCTCATCGATCCCATGCAATGGTGGGGCGCGCTGACACAGCAGTTCGCGACGCTCGCCACCAACACGATGGCCGAAGCGCTGAAAGACAGCGGGTCCGAGGCGGTCCGCCAGCGCGCCAGCGACATGGTGAAACAATCGTTCGAAACAGCGCAGCACAACCTGCGGCAGACCATGGCCCCGCTGCAGCCCGCCGGCGACGAGACCGCGCCCGCGCGCAAGGCGCCGGCGCGCCGCGGGGGCGCCAAAGGCGACACGCCGAACGCCGACACCTGAGCGGTGGGCGATCGCGGCCCCCAGCTGCCACACGGCCGGCGCTGGTGCACACTCGGGTCATGAAGCTGTTTCCACATGCCCACGCGACCCACCCCGACTGGCGGGTCGCCCTGTCGCTGGCCCTGGCCCAGCTCGACGGCCTGCGCGGTCAGGAGCGGCACGCCCTGGAGCCCACGCTCGGCTGGGTCTACCTGACCGACCACTACGCCGGCCATGCCGACGAGATCCTCGCGCGCCTGCAGGACTACCTGCCGGGCACCAGCTGGGTGGGCGCCGTCGGCGTCGGCGTGATGGGCAGCGGCGTCGAGTACTTCGACGAACCCGGGCTCAGCCTGATGCTGGGCGACGTGCCGCGCGACCGTTTTGCGGTCTTCTCGGGTGTCCAGCCGCTGCCGGCCGGCTTCGAAGCCCACACCGCCCAGGTGCACGCCGACGGCAACACACCCGACATGGGCGAACTGCTGGCCGAACTGGCCGACCGCACCCGCAGCGGCTATTTGTTCGGCGGCCTCGCCGCCGCGCGCACGCGCACGGTGCACATCGCCGACCGCGTCCTGGAAGGCGGCCTGTCGGGCGTGGCCTTCGACACCTCGGTGCAGCTGATGTCGCGCGTCACACAGGGCTGCCAGCCGGTCGGCCCCGCGCGCCGCATCACCGGCGTGGACCGTAACGTCATCGCGACGCTCGACGGCGAACCGGCGCTCGACTGCCTGCTGCGCGACCTCCAGCTGGACCCCGACGAACCCCGCAAGGCGCTGCCGCGCCTGCAGGCCACCCTGGTCGGGTTGAGCGACGCCGACACACCGGCGATCGCCCGCCCCGGCCAGTTCGGCGCCGACACCCTGGTGCGCCACCTGATCGGCATCGACCCCCACGAGCGCGGCATCGCGGTGGCGGAGCAGCCGAGCCTGGGTATGCAGCTGGCCTTCTGCGCCCGCCATGCCGAGGCAGCGCGGCGCGACCTGGTGCGCATCTGCACCGAGATCCGCGAGGAGATCGAACCCGAGCACCTGCCGCAGGAGGCCCGGCCGCTCAGCCCGCCGTCGCCGGCCACCGACGCCAGCGCCGTCACCTCGGCCACAGCCGCTCGCGCCATCGTCGGCGCCATCTACGTGAGCTGTGCCGGGCGCGGCGGGCCGCATTTCGGTGCCCCGTCAGCCGAGTTGCAACTGGTGCGTCACGCGCTCGGCGACGTCCCGCTGGTCGGCTTTTTCGCCGGCGGTGAAATCGCCCACCATCACCTCTACGGCTACACCGGTGTGCTGACGGTGTTCACCAGCGCCTAGGCCGTGCACGGAACCCCACCGCGCCGATCCGGTCCAACTCCCGCCATGCCGCTCACCCCCGCCGCCTCTCTCGCCTGTCGCCGCCGGCTGCCCTTGCCCGACGCCGCCGGCTGGTTCGTCCTGCTCGCCGGCGCCCTGTGGTTCGGCGCGGCCACGCCCACCGCCGCGGCGGAACAAGCGATCTACCAGCAACGCCTGCCGGACGGCCAGGTGGTGATCACCGACCGTCCGGTGCCCGGCGCCGTGATCCTGAAAACCTGGAACGTGCCCACCGACGACCCGGCCCAGGCCGCCGCCCGGCGCGCGGCCGCCCAGCAGGAGGCCGCCCAGACGGCCGAGCGGGTGCAGCGCAACCTCGAATCGCGCCAGCAGCTCGACACCCAGCTGGAAATCGAACGCCTGCGCCGCGACCAGGCGCAGGCCGAGCTGGCCGCCGAACGCGAGCGCTCCGCCCGGGCCCAGGCGGAATCGCAGCCGGTGTGGGTGGTGCCGGGCCGGTATCCGGTCGCGCCGCCGATCGGCCGTCCGCCCTGGCTGCAACCGCCGGCGCACCCCGCCCCGCCGCCATCGAAGACGCCGCGCCGCCCGCCCGACAAGCCGGCCTCGCTCTTGGTCGAGCCGCCGCCGCACCACCACCACCACCACCACCACCGCTGAAGGGCGGGCAGGCCGGGCGCTTTTGCGCCCGAGTCAAAACTGCTCACCGCCCGCCGGGCCCCGCATGTCCCAGGACTCCCCGCGCGCCGAAGTACAGTCGCGGCTGGCCGCGCGCAACTGCTGGCGGCCTCCGGACAGGAGATCAAGATGAATGCCCCCCTGCGACCGCAGCAGGCCCTGGCGGCGGCCCCCGCCGGCACCGCGGCCGAAACGCCCGAGTCCGAGCGCCAACGGCGCCAGGCCG from Caldimonas brevitalea encodes the following:
- a CDS encoding porin; translated protein: MKRIALVAALAGAVAVPAFAQSSLQVYGRLNTSVERQRQQNETTVKLVDNASRLGFKGTEDLGGGLKAVFQLEHGFNVDDGKTASASFWGRESWVGLAGGFGTVRFGNTPSATYFATADYVSLHNHDTGSSEDKLYAYVMRTTNKVAYTTPSFGGLTLEGQYSLREGVAGQGNAWEIAANFDQGPLHLGGGFTRNEDDRAATVRALFEFGAFTFGGYYQRDEFEDEYRNNYRLAGMYTMGASEFHLNFGYADDRGGVDDTGAQQVTAAYNYNLSKRTKLFAFWTKVRNDDDAVYFPNETTGGPIAGGDFSSFALGVRHNF
- a CDS encoding porin: MKRIALVAALAAAFAAPVFAQSSVTVYGRLNTSIERQKAGDESRTVLQNNASRLGFKGSEDLGGGLKANFMIEHRFNVDDGKTSGDAFWSGDSWVGLSGNFGAVRLGRQTSALYYATADYVSLHNHDTGSSSDALYAYNSRNQNKLSYITPSLGGLTGEVQYSLHEGASEDGEKLANQWELALNFDQGPLHLGGGYSKNDDLKVFAVRALYELGAFTFGGYYERDKFDDEKRNNFRLSGMYTLGASEFHLNVGVAGDLGDLDDTGAKQFTVGYNYNLSKRTKLFAFYTKLANDEAGIYGVGADNANAAPDDFSSFAVGLRHNF
- a CDS encoding pirin family protein, producing the protein MEPVRLHSHVKDLGAGLQVRRLLPAAALQAVGPFVFFDHFGPTQLPPGGGMDIAPHPHIGLATVTYLFEGVIVHRDSLGSVREIRPGEVNWMSAGRGIVHSERSPEGERVSGPRLHGLQTWLALPPGEEESAPAFVHVDANALPVLEAHGAVLRVVVGDAFGRRSPVPVRSGTLYVVAEMPFGCSIELPLDHPERAVYVVSGSLSVEGEPVDRGEMLVLPGRPARLRALEKTVAVLLGGEPLELGAENSHTHPRHIRWNFVSSRQARIDAAVEAWRRQDHQAFPPVPGESGFIAYP
- a CDS encoding retropepsin-like aspartic protease family protein — translated: MSEFPRTLKIITVWAVVGLALFLGFRAIEAQQQRLRFEASGDVITLHRGPDGHYRWPGRINGVPVDFLVDTGATRTALPEWVARKARLDTDGKVTSSTAGGVVTGSRARADLVLEGGVKASSLRVVVLPQLDDALLGMDVLGRLKIGQHRDQLTIDLRGS
- a CDS encoding PhaM family polyhydroxyalkanoate granule multifunctional regulatory protein: MNDPMQGFGKLVPGFEFLQEMMKSAGSAMPSFTQWVAPTLDPKELEKRIGELRTVQFWLEQNARMLSATIQAMEVQRMTLATLESMNVPMDTLRDSLKVTVPSPPPAPAAGPGPDRDAAAAKPGPSGTGTGTGTGTGQTASAGLIDPMQWWGALTQQFATLATNTMAEALKDSGSEAVRQRASDMVKQSFETAQHNLRQTMAPLQPAGDETAPARKAPARRGGAKGDTPNADT
- a CDS encoding FIST signal transduction protein, with amino-acid sequence MKLFPHAHATHPDWRVALSLALAQLDGLRGQERHALEPTLGWVYLTDHYAGHADEILARLQDYLPGTSWVGAVGVGVMGSGVEYFDEPGLSLMLGDVPRDRFAVFSGVQPLPAGFEAHTAQVHADGNTPDMGELLAELADRTRSGYLFGGLAAARTRTVHIADRVLEGGLSGVAFDTSVQLMSRVTQGCQPVGPARRITGVDRNVIATLDGEPALDCLLRDLQLDPDEPRKALPRLQATLVGLSDADTPAIARPGQFGADTLVRHLIGIDPHERGIAVAEQPSLGMQLAFCARHAEAARRDLVRICTEIREEIEPEHLPQEARPLSPPSPATDASAVTSATAARAIVGAIYVSCAGRGGPHFGAPSAELQLVRHALGDVPLVGFFAGGEIAHHHLYGYTGVLTVFTSA